The following proteins are co-located in the Leishmania panamensis strain MHOM/PA/94/PSC-1 chromosome 26 sequence genome:
- a CDS encoding hypothetical protein (TriTrypDB/GeneDB-style sysID: LpmP.26.0180), whose protein sequence is MRRFFQCTTQALRERLLMPLRQLTWAEVLVAVSVGVLGGTFPVPLVTSLVTLMIGYYVRCTTAELVLGSTANLFCTPLQFALLPSFARFVGSLTEEDVTAFTAHALQESLQVGYATFLSSCGRMIFYATIGWFLVSTPIVLVLRFAQQCIGHRQSQKEMTK, encoded by the coding sequence ATGCGTCGCTTTTTTCAGTGTACaacgcaggcgctgcgcgagcgcctGCTCATGCCGCTGAGACAGTTGACATGGGCCGAGGTGCTGGTCGCCGTGTCTGTTGGTGTGCTGGGCGGCACCTTTCCGGTACCCCTCGTGACATCGCTGGTCACGCTGATGATTGGGTATTACGTACGATGCACTACAGCCGAGCTAGTGCTTGGCTCTACGGCAAACCTATTCTGCACTCCCCTCCAGTTTGCGCTGCTCCCCTCGTTTGCGCGCTTCGTAGGGTCTCTTACGGAGGAGGACGTCACCGCCTTCACTGCCCACGCGCTCCAGGAGTCCCTCCAGGTGGGCTATGccaccttcctctcttcctgtggTCGAATGATTTTCTACGCAACTATTGGGTGGTTCCTCGTTTCAACTCCGATCGTCCTCGTTCTCCGCTTTGCTCAGCAGTGCATCGGACATCGTCAATCGCAGAAGGAGATGACGAAGTGA